Genomic segment of Geminocystis herdmanii PCC 6308:
CTATCACAACAGTACTTTAATTCGATACCGATGATTTTACTTTATTCTAATTATTTTGTTTTTTTTGTTCATCGATTACGATGGATGGAATTAATGACTTTGAATAGTTAAATTATGTTGATCGAGGGTTTTGTGCTATTTGTGTTTTTTGTTAACATTTTGATTTTAAAAATTCATCTTCTAGCTAAATTTTCAGAAGGAGTAAGAGGAAAACGGCATGACTCAGACACAAGAAATTTTCGCAACTATCTCCCCCAGTAATGATTTCGAGGAAATGTTCGACTTTAGTTCTGATAGTAATTTTCATAGTTCCATGGTAACGATGGAAAGTGAACTATCAGAGATGATTCCAGAGGCTGATTCCATCGGAGAAAGTGATCTAAATGGTAAAAAAGCCCGTAAATTACCCGCTACTCGCCGTCGCACTCCTACGACGAAGAAAAAACCATTTACGGAAGATTCTATCCGTATTTACCTTCAGGAAATTGGTAGAATCAGGTTACTTCGGGCGGAGGAAGAAATTGAGTTAGCCCGACAAATTGCTGATTTATTAGATTTAGAATATATCAGGGCTACTTTGATGGAACACCTTGGGCGTATTCCTACGGATCAAGAATGGGCGATCGCTTGTGATATTCCTAATCTGCGTCAGTTTAACCGCCGTTTACATATCGGACGACGAGCAAAAGATAAGATGGTACAGTCTAACCTTCGTTTAGTGGTTTCGATCGCTAAAAAGTACATGAATCGTGGTTTGTCGTTCCAAGATTTGATTCAAGAAGGTTCTCTGGGTTTAATTCGTGCCGCCGAAAAATTTGATCACGAAAAGGGTTATAAATTCTCCACTTACGCTACATGGTGGATTCGTCAAGCCATTACTCGTGCGATCGCTGATCAATCCCGTACTATTCGGCTTCCCGTGCATCTTTACGAAACTATTTCTCGCATCAAAAAAACCACTAAGATGCTTTCTCAAAAAATGGGGCGTAAACCCACAGAGGAGGAAATCGCTGAAGATATGGAGATGACGATCGAAAAGTTGCGTTTTATTGCCAAATCCGCTCAATTACCTATCTCCCTAGAAACCCCCATCGGGAAAGAAGAAGACTCTCGATTGGGGGATTTTATTGAAGCTGACGGGGAAACTCCTGAAGATGAAGTATCGAAAAATTTATTACGAGAAGATTTAGAAAATGTTTTAGATTCTTTAAGCCCTCGTGAGCGCGATGTTTTAAGATTACGTTATGGCTTAGATGATGGACGCATGAAGACATTAGAAGAAATTGGTCAAATCTTCAATGTCACCCGTGAAAGAATCCGTCAAATTGAGGCTAAAGCGTTGCGCAAATTACGTCATCCTAACCGCAATAGTATTCTTAAAGAATATATCCGTTAATTAACAATTAACAATTAACAATTAACAATAGTAAGTTTAATTTCTAGTCATTAAAAATTAGTGAATAAAAAAATTAAGCCTGATATTCAGTCTGAAATAGAAAAACTATTGCACTCTAAAAGAGAAGAAATTATAAAAATTGCTGAGAATCACGGGGCATTTAATATCAGAATTTTTGGTTCAGTTGCTAGGGGAGAAGCCGATGAAAAAAGTGATATTGATTTTTTAGTAGATTATTCTTTAGATAAAATTAGTTCATGGTTTCCATCAGGGTTAATATTAGATTTAGAGAAGTTATTAAATTATAAAATTGATGTTGCTACAGAAACTTCTTTAAAGGAAAGAATTAAGAAACAAGTTTTGGAGGATGCCATTAGATTATGAAAGGTGAAACGAAATTTTGTGCTAATAGAGTTTGTTGAGGCATCTTTAAAGCTACGATTTTTCTTTCTATGATGCGTAACTTGTATTATTTTAAAACTGAGACTTTTAAAGTTAACCCTTCTTTTTTTTGAAGATAATAAATAATTTCAAATAAGTTAGTAGCATAAGGGTTTCCATTTACACTCAACATTCTCATTAAACTTTTAGAAGATTTTTGAGTTAAATTTGCTAATTCTTCAAAACCAATAGTCGCATTAATATAGTCTCTTAAAATAATTTTACCTGTTTCTGTATCACCTTCTAAAAAACAGTTGATGGCTTCAGTTAATAGACAAATACGAAACTCTGAATCTTCTTGTACTCTTTTTAGAATAGTATCTTTAAAATCTTTAGTTAAAGCCATAATTAACTATTTTCCTCCTGTTTTTCTGCGTTTATATTCTTGCCAAAGAGATTGTGCTTTTTGAATATCTTGTTGCTGTCTTTTTTTTGTGCCTCCGCCTAGTAAAATAACTAATTGTTCACCATCTTTTCCAAAATAAATACGATACCCTTGTCCAAAATCTATTTTAGACTCAAAAACACCCTGTCCAACACTTTTAACTGTAGAAAAGTTGCCTTGTTCTATTCTAGTTAAATATATAACAATTTTTGCCGAAGATTGGGCATTTAGGTTTTTAAACCACTTACTAAAATGATTTACTCCCAATACATCAATATACTCTTTTATAGTAATCATAGAATAAGGTAACAATTACGTTACTATTTTAAATAATATGTTAACCAGTTTGCAAAATCCCCTTGTTAAAGAAATTCGGAAGTTACATAAACCGCAGGAAAGGCATCGACAAAATTTACATTTATTGGAAGGTACAAATTTATTAGAAGTTGCTAGTAAGGTTAATTATCCTTTGATGACGGTATTAACTACGGAGTTATGGCAGAAAAAAAATTATTCTCTTTGGCAAACTTTACAAATTCAAGCGCAAAGATTAGAAACGGTTTCTCCTGAGTTGATGAAAAATATGGCAACTACGGTTAATCCAGACGGGGTAATTGCTACGGCTTCTCGTACTGCTCGATCGAGCTTACCTCCTGATAAGATTAATTTGGGGTTAGTGTTCGATCGAATCCAAGACCCCGGCAATTTAGGTACTATAATTCGTACTAGCGTGGCGATGAATGTGGACTTTCTTTGGTTGAGTGGTGATAGTGTCGATTTAGATAACCCCAAAGTGATGCGATCGTCCGTAGGAGAATGGTTTAAGATTCAAGCTAAGGTAGAAAATGATCTCGTTTCTTTAGTCAAAAAATATCAATCCCAAGGTTATCAGATTGTAGCTACATCTTTGGAGGGGGAAAAAACCCATTGGCAAATAGATTTTACGAAACCGACTATCTTATTGTTGGGTAACGAGGCGCAGGGTTTATCGTCAGAGTTGGCTAGTTTGGCAACGGAAAATGTGAAAATCCCTCTTAATAATGGTGTTGAATCTCTTAATGTTGCGATCGCCACTGCTTTTTTATTGGGAGAATATCAAAGACAATTAAGAATGGAGAATTAAGAATTAAGAATTAAGAATTAAGAATTAAGAATGGAGAATTAAGAATTAAGAATTAAGAATTAAGAATTAAGAATTAAGAATTAAGAATTAAGAATAGACTTCTCCAAAAATTATTTTTCATTGGTTTGTAGTAAGGGCTTCAGTCCTTGTTTTCAGAATTAATGGAGATGTCTAATGGAGAATTAATAATGGAGAATGAAACAAATCTAATGACAAATCAGCAATGACGCAACGCCGTAAAACTCAGTTATAATTTGGAGAAAGAATTAAGTAAATTATATTTATGAGCAGTAAATTGTCAGAATTAGGTATATCTCAAGAAGATTATTGCGTCTTTGGGTTGGCAACTTGTTTTATTCGAGATGAAGGCGAAATCAAAGAAATAAAAGTAATTGAGCCTATACCATCCGCAGCCTTAGAAGCCTTATTTAAAGAAATTCCTACTTCCTATCAATTGGCGATCGCCACCACTATCGGGCAAGTTATTCGGGAAGATGCCATACAAAAACCTTCGGAATTTCCAGCAGATAGTCAATTTTGTGATGATTTTGTCGATCGAACTTTAGCCGCCACCCGTACCTACAAAAGTAAACCAAGCGCCCAAGAATATATCAAATTAGGTACATCAAAAGGTGATTTTAACTACTCCCTAGAAAGAAAAAGAGTCTTAAATAGTGTTCATAAAGTTTCTGATGATGATAACGTAAAACAACATTCCCATACTCATAAAATCCTCTAAAAAATTTCCCCTAATTTCCCTAGTGAAATATCATTCATTTAGTTTAAGTTTTCTATTATTTATTTGTTTTGTACAACTTCCAGTTTACGCTAAAAAAATAATTCCTTCAGAGAAAAAATATTCGGAAAACTCCTTCATTTTTATCAAAAATCAAGAAAAAAAATCCATGAATCAAGTTATCAATAATTCAAATCCCACATTAAAATTATACGGTGGTAGTCGTAGTCGTGCTTCCATTATTCAATGGTATTTAGAAGAAATTAATCTTAACTATGACTATATTTTGATTGATATGGCACAACAAGAACATTTACAATCCGCTTTTTTAGAGTTAAATCCTATGGGAAAAGTTCCCGTAATTGTCGATGGTGATTTTAAACTCTGGGAATCAGGAGCAATTTTACTATATTTAGCCGAAAAATATGGTAATGAAATTGATACTTTAGAAGAAAGAAGCATCCTCAATCAATGGATTTTATTTGCTAATTCCACTTTAGCCACAGGGTTATTTATTGAGGCAAATCGAGAAAAAGAAATGTCAAAATTATTGCCACCCTTAGAAAATATTTTGAAAGATAATTCATATTTATTAGGGGAAAAATTTACCCTTGTTGATGTGGCTGTAGGTTCAATGTTAGCTTATACTCAAATTTTATTAAAACTAGATTTAAGTAATTATCCTGCTATAACTAAATATATCCAGAATATCACCCAAAGACCCGCTTTTATGAATACGATCGGCAAAAGATAATTAGGGGTGTTAAAAAAGTATTTTGGTGAAGATAGGAAACATTAAACCCCATAGGAGCAAATAAAAAATGTTTTTTGGAGAAATCTATTAGATATAAAATCAAGCATTGATAAAAAATGAGAAATAAAGGTTATTATATATCTGTTTCTATGGTGCAATTCTTAGAGTCATCCATTCCATATTATTTCTTGGCAGTAGAAACAAAAACTTTTTTAATCTGTCATTAAAATATATTATCTTTATTAAAATATTTTCTTATTTATACTTAACTAAACCCTATTCAGAATTATTGTGAGGAGTAACTACTATGATGAAATTTTATTCTTTAATTTTAAGTTGTCTAACCTTTCTCATGTTAGCCACTCCTGCCTATGCTGGAAGACTTTTATTTTGGCGTTTTGAAGCTAATCAAAATCGCTTGATTTTTACCACAGATCAAGGGGTACAACCCACTGCTCAACTGATTACTAACCCGACTCGTTTAGTTATTGATTTGCCCGGTACTACTTTGGGACGACCCACTGTTAATGAGAGTTTAGGGAGAGTTGTGACTAATCTAAGAATAGGTCAGTTTGATGCAAGAACCACTAGGGTTGTCATTGAATTAGCCCCCGGATATATAGTTGATCCTCAAGGTATTAAAATTAAAGGAATGTCTCCTACTCAGTGGTCTGTAGAATTACCTCCTCCTCAACGATCGAACTCTCCTACTCCCTCTAATCCTCCTACTAACGTACCAAATCAATCTAATAACACGAACACGAATCCTCCTCTCACTACTAATCGCAATAATGCTTCAGGTTCAGGATTGCAAGTAACTCCTAGCGGTATTATTGTGGGTATTGATGGGGGAAATAATAATAAGATTAGTGTCAAACGTAGTCAAGATCGCCGTAAAATTAATTTTGAGATTGCCAATCTGACGATTCCCAATACTCTCCCCAAGTCTTGGAATGTAAATCAATATGGGGTGTCTGATGTGGAAATTAGTCAACAAAAACGATCGACTTTATTAACTTTAAATGTTAATCCTGATAGCCCTGACTGGCAAGCGAGTTTTAGTCGTATGGGCGGATTAGTTTTATGGCCTCAAGGGGGCATTAGTCGAGTGGTGGACTTGCCTTCTGGTGCTTCTAACACCAATAATAACCAGTCAAGAGAACCAAATGCAAATCCTCCCAATAATTCTATTAGAACACAAACAGCGATAAATAACCCTGTTAATACCGCTAAAACTAGCATTGAGTCGATCGAGTTGCTCAATAATCAGCTATTGATTAGGGGTAATCAACCCATTAATGGGCAAGGTAGTTGGACTCAAGGAAATACGGTTTATCAAATTCGCTTAGAAAATACTGATTTAGCTCCTAATTTTAGAAACCCCTCTTTACCTTCTGGCAGTCCTATCTCCAGAATGCGCATTTGGCAACCCGATAATAAAACTGTTGTATTGTTGATAGAAACTGCTGTGGGAGCAAGGATCGATCGACTAAATCAACCTAGTGACAGACTTTTAGCATTATCTTTTAATCGTCTGAGTTCCTCCAATACTCCTCAAAGTAATTGGAGACCAAATCCCAATACATCTATACCCATAACTCAAGCACCGCCCGATCCTTTTAATCAAACTCCGGGAGGTAGTACTTGGCAACCCCAACCTTTACCCCCCATTAATAATAATCCTTCTCCCAATAATCGCCCTCCCACCAGAGGAAAAACTTTAGTTGTAATAGACCCCGGACACGGTGGAAAAGACCCAGGGGCAGTGGGTATCAATAGTCTTCAAGAAAAACAAGTTGTTTTAGCTATTTCTCAACAGGTAGCTCGTATTTTAGAGCAACAGGGAATACAGGTAAGAATGACTAGAGATAGTGATTATTTTGTCAGTTTACAGGAACGATCGGCGATGGCTAATCGGATGAATGCTGATATATTTGTGAGTATTCATGCTAATTCTGCTGGAGCTGGAAAACCTCAAGTCAGTGGTTATGAAACTTATTATTTTCAGAATGGTAGAGCCTTAGCTGATACTATTCATCGTAATGTCATACGCAGAGTTGATGTGCGCGATCGAAGGGTGAAACAGGCTCGATTTTATGTTTTACGCGCTTCCAATATGCCCTCGGTTTTGTTAGAAACAGGTTTTGTTACGGGGATAGAAGATGCTTCTAAACTCAGTAATCCTAGTTTTCAACGTCAAATGTCGGAAGCGATCGCTGCTGGTATTATCGAGTATATTCGTACCAATCGACTTTAAAAGTTAACGATTACCTACCTCGATCGAGAAATTTATCTCTCAGCTCGGTTTTTTTGACAATTCTATTTACTTTTCTAAGTACTTTTGCTTAAATTAAGATAATTTTAATCGCAATCATGATAATTATATGAAACATAGTTTGGGTAATAGAATTGGTGTTTTTGATAGTGGAGTCGGTGGGTTAACGGTACTTCGGAAACTTTATCGTCATTTACCTCAAGAATCCATCCTCTATTTTGCCGATACTGAACGTCTTCCTTATGGTACTCGTTCCAAAGCGGAGATTATTTTATTTGTCAGAGAAATTCTTGATTGGATGTCTAATGAACAAGTTAAAATGGTGATTATGGCTTGTAATACAAGTTCCGCTTTAGCCTTAGAAGAAGTGCAATCAGAATATAATTTCCCTATTTTAGGTTTAATTCACCCCGGTGCAAAAGGTGCGGTTAAAAGAGGTAAAAAAATCGGGGTTATTTCTACTGTAGCGACAGCAAAAAGTAATGCTTATCGTAACGCCATTAAAGAAATTAATCCTCAAGTGGATGTGTGGCAAGTAGGTTGTCCTGAATTTGTGCCATTAATTGAGCAAAATAGAGTATATGATCCTTATACGAAAAAAGTAGCCGAAGATTATTTATCTTCTTTAATCAAAAATGATATTGATAGTCTTATCTATGGTTGTACCCACTATCCTCATTTACAAGGACTATTCAAAGATATTTTACCATCTTCCGTTGCATTAATCGATCCTGCGGATTATGTGGTTAAGGCTATGGAAAAAGAGTTAGAGTTAATGAATTTACGAAATCATGATCTAGTTTTACCTACTCGCTTTTGTGTTAGTGGTGAGCCTGAAGATTTTGCTAAAATTTCTAAACAGTGGTTAGGATTCACCCCCACCGTAGAAAAAGTTTATTTACCCTCTATCACTACCGTTACGGATATAGTAACACCTTTAGAAATGAGAGAAAATAAACAAAATTACCTCTATGCAGAAAGTTTAATTGCTTAATAAAATCATAAGGTGGGCATCGCCCACCCTACATTTAGAGTTGACTCATAAGTTCTATAATTCAGAAAAGACTTTTTCACTAAACCCTAATTATGACAAATCCTACTAAAATCTCTGTAATCATTCCTGACTTGGCGAATCAAGGTACAACAAGAGGTTATGTCATCGCCCAAGGGTTACAAAGGTTAGGTTATCAAGTCACTATTTTTGGGTATCTATATGGAGAACAAATATACCCAGAGCCTCCTTATTCTTTACCAATTACTTATTTTCATGGGGTAAATTTACCTAAGTTTATTACCACAACGTTAGATTTTATTAAAGAAATTGATGGAGATATTTTATATGTAATTAAGCCCCAACTAAGTAGCTTTGGTATGGCATTAATTAAGGCTTGGCGTAATAAAAAACCCATAATTTTAGATTTTGATGATTGGGAAATGGCACAATTTGGTGGTGATGATTGGCAATATCAAGGAAGTTTAATTAATGATCTTTTAGCTAGTAATAGTGAGTTGAAAAAACCTCAATATCCTTTATATATTAAGTGGTTAGAAAAAGCGATCGAAAAAGCAAATGGTATCACTGTGAGCAGTAAATTTTTAGAATATCGCTATGGTGGAACTTATTTACCTAATGTTAAAGATACGGATTTATTTGATCCTCTCAAGTTCGATCACAAAGTGGCGCTGTGCGATCGAGATGGGATCAAAACTCAATTAGGATTATCTAATAATAGATTATTAATGTTCACAGGTACAGCAAAACCAGATCAAGGTTTAGAAGATATATTAATCGCTTTAGATAGTTTAAATGAAGATGATTTAAAGTTAGTATTAGTAGGAGGAAATAAAAGTCAATCTAGTTATGTTAAGACTTTAATAGAGAAGTGGGGAAGATGGATTATAAAAGTTCAACCTCAAGGCTTTGATGATATGCCACGCTCGATCGCTATGAGTGATATTATTATGGTGACACCAAGAGCAACTTCAACAAATTGTGCTAAGTTTCCTTTAGAATTAATCGAAGGAATGGCAATGGCAAAACCAATTATTGCGACAAAAGTGGGAGAAATTCCTAATATTTTACAGGATACAGGATATTTAATTGAACCTCAATCTTCGGGGTTAATTGCACAACAAATAAGAGATATTTTTGCTGATTATACTCAGGCACAAAATAAAGGAAATTTAGCTAGAGAAAGATGTGTAAATAATTATAGTATGAGCAATATTACTAAAATTTTAGAACAGGTAATTAATTTAGTTTAAATATTGAAATTAATAATATAATTT
This window contains:
- the rpoD gene encoding RNA polymerase sigma factor RpoD; translation: MTQTQEIFATISPSNDFEEMFDFSSDSNFHSSMVTMESELSEMIPEADSIGESDLNGKKARKLPATRRRTPTTKKKPFTEDSIRIYLQEIGRIRLLRAEEEIELARQIADLLDLEYIRATLMEHLGRIPTDQEWAIACDIPNLRQFNRRLHIGRRAKDKMVQSNLRLVVSIAKKYMNRGLSFQDLIQEGSLGLIRAAEKFDHEKGYKFSTYATWWIRQAITRAIADQSRTIRLPVHLYETISRIKKTTKMLSQKMGRKPTEEEIAEDMEMTIEKLRFIAKSAQLPISLETPIGKEEDSRLGDFIEADGETPEDEVSKNLLREDLENVLDSLSPRERDVLRLRYGLDDGRMKTLEEIGQIFNVTRERIRQIEAKALRKLRHPNRNSILKEYIR
- a CDS encoding nucleotidyltransferase family protein encodes the protein MNKKIKPDIQSEIEKLLHSKREEIIKIAENHGAFNIRIFGSVARGEADEKSDIDFLVDYSLDKISSWFPSGLILDLEKLLNYKIDVATETSLKERIKKQVLEDAIRL
- a CDS encoding helix-turn-helix domain-containing transcriptional regulator, encoding MALTKDFKDTILKRVQEDSEFRICLLTEAINCFLEGDTETGKIILRDYINATIGFEELANLTQKSSKSLMRMLSVNGNPYATNLFEIIYYLQKKEGLTLKVSVLK
- a CDS encoding type II toxin-antitoxin system RelE/ParE family toxin, with the translated sequence MITIKEYIDVLGVNHFSKWFKNLNAQSSAKIVIYLTRIEQGNFSTVKSVGQGVFESKIDFGQGYRIYFGKDGEQLVILLGGGTKKRQQQDIQKAQSLWQEYKRRKTGGK
- a CDS encoding TrmH family RNA methyltransferase; its protein translation is MLTSLQNPLVKEIRKLHKPQERHRQNLHLLEGTNLLEVASKVNYPLMTVLTTELWQKKNYSLWQTLQIQAQRLETVSPELMKNMATTVNPDGVIATASRTARSSLPPDKINLGLVFDRIQDPGNLGTIIRTSVAMNVDFLWLSGDSVDLDNPKVMRSSVGEWFKIQAKVENDLVSLVKKYQSQGYQIVATSLEGEKTHWQIDFTKPTILLLGNEAQGLSSELASLATENVKIPLNNGVESLNVAIATAFLLGEYQRQLRMEN
- a CDS encoding glutathione S-transferase family protein, encoding MNQVINNSNPTLKLYGGSRSRASIIQWYLEEINLNYDYILIDMAQQEHLQSAFLELNPMGKVPVIVDGDFKLWESGAILLYLAEKYGNEIDTLEERSILNQWILFANSTLATGLFIEANREKEMSKLLPPLENILKDNSYLLGEKFTLVDVAVGSMLAYTQILLKLDLSNYPAITKYIQNITQRPAFMNTIGKR
- a CDS encoding N-acetylmuramoyl-L-alanine amidase; its protein translation is MKFYSLILSCLTFLMLATPAYAGRLLFWRFEANQNRLIFTTDQGVQPTAQLITNPTRLVIDLPGTTLGRPTVNESLGRVVTNLRIGQFDARTTRVVIELAPGYIVDPQGIKIKGMSPTQWSVELPPPQRSNSPTPSNPPTNVPNQSNNTNTNPPLTTNRNNASGSGLQVTPSGIIVGIDGGNNNKISVKRSQDRRKINFEIANLTIPNTLPKSWNVNQYGVSDVEISQQKRSTLLTLNVNPDSPDWQASFSRMGGLVLWPQGGISRVVDLPSGASNTNNNQSREPNANPPNNSIRTQTAINNPVNTAKTSIESIELLNNQLLIRGNQPINGQGSWTQGNTVYQIRLENTDLAPNFRNPSLPSGSPISRMRIWQPDNKTVVLLIETAVGARIDRLNQPSDRLLALSFNRLSSSNTPQSNWRPNPNTSIPITQAPPDPFNQTPGGSTWQPQPLPPINNNPSPNNRPPTRGKTLVVIDPGHGGKDPGAVGINSLQEKQVVLAISQQVARILEQQGIQVRMTRDSDYFVSLQERSAMANRMNADIFVSIHANSAGAGKPQVSGYETYYFQNGRALADTIHRNVIRRVDVRDRRVKQARFYVLRASNMPSVLLETGFVTGIEDASKLSNPSFQRQMSEAIAAGIIEYIRTNRL
- the murI gene encoding glutamate racemase, yielding MKHSLGNRIGVFDSGVGGLTVLRKLYRHLPQESILYFADTERLPYGTRSKAEIILFVREILDWMSNEQVKMVIMACNTSSALALEEVQSEYNFPILGLIHPGAKGAVKRGKKIGVISTVATAKSNAYRNAIKEINPQVDVWQVGCPEFVPLIEQNRVYDPYTKKVAEDYLSSLIKNDIDSLIYGCTHYPHLQGLFKDILPSSVALIDPADYVVKAMEKELELMNLRNHDLVLPTRFCVSGEPEDFAKISKQWLGFTPTVEKVYLPSITTVTDIVTPLEMRENKQNYLYAESLIA
- a CDS encoding glycosyltransferase, with protein sequence MTNPTKISVIIPDLANQGTTRGYVIAQGLQRLGYQVTIFGYLYGEQIYPEPPYSLPITYFHGVNLPKFITTTLDFIKEIDGDILYVIKPQLSSFGMALIKAWRNKKPIILDFDDWEMAQFGGDDWQYQGSLINDLLASNSELKKPQYPLYIKWLEKAIEKANGITVSSKFLEYRYGGTYLPNVKDTDLFDPLKFDHKVALCDRDGIKTQLGLSNNRLLMFTGTAKPDQGLEDILIALDSLNEDDLKLVLVGGNKSQSSYVKTLIEKWGRWIIKVQPQGFDDMPRSIAMSDIIMVTPRATSTNCAKFPLELIEGMAMAKPIIATKVGEIPNILQDTGYLIEPQSSGLIAQQIRDIFADYTQAQNKGNLARERCVNNYSMSNITKILEQVINLV